The following proteins come from a genomic window of Mammaliicoccus sp. Marseille-Q6498:
- a CDS encoding YqeG family HAD IIIA-type phosphatase, whose amino-acid sequence MGIFTKYFLPNEYVQSIFAIKPEHLKEKNIKAIITDLDNTLVGWDVKDPTDEVRQWFEEMKQNGITVTIVSNNNEERVASFSSTLDIDYIFKARKPRGTAFRQAANIMNVNKSQVVVIGDQMLTDVFGGNRNGLYTIMVVPVKKTDGFITKFNRLIERRLLHYFKRKGLITWEE is encoded by the coding sequence ATGGGAATATTTACAAAATACTTTTTACCAAATGAATATGTTCAATCAATATTTGCAATAAAACCTGAACATTTAAAAGAAAAAAATATTAAAGCAATTATTACTGATTTAGATAATACTTTAGTAGGTTGGGACGTCAAAGACCCTACAGATGAAGTAAGACAATGGTTTGAAGAAATGAAACAAAACGGTATTACTGTAACGATTGTATCTAACAATAACGAAGAACGAGTTGCATCATTTTCATCAACGTTAGATATTGATTATATATTTAAAGCACGTAAACCAAGAGGTACAGCTTTTAGACAAGCAGCGAATATCATGAACGTTAATAAATCTCAAGTCGTCGTTATTGGCGATCAAATGCTTACAGATGTATTCGGTGGTAATAGAAACGGTTTATATACCATTATGGTTGTACCTGTTAAAAAGACAGATGGTTTTATAACTAAATTTAACCGTTTAATAGAGAGAAGATTATTACATTACTTTAAAAGAAAAGGTTTAATTACTTGGGAGGAATAA
- the yqeH gene encoding ribosome biogenesis GTPase YqeH, translating to MSEIAKCIGCGATLQSDNPNEAGYVPQSSLTKEDVICKRCFRLKNYNEVQDVDLTSEDFLNMLKSLHNEDGLIVNVVDVFDLEGSMIHRLKDIVGKKKVVLVANKMDILPKAINKRRVEIWLRHRAKDYGLNPDEVTLISAYKNQGIDELLNTIEKVRDGKDVYVVGTTNVGKSTLINRLIEKSVGEKEVITTSHFPGTTLDMIDIPLDDDSYMFDTPGIIQSHQMTHYVTDKELKVIMPKKEIKPKVYQLNEEQSLFLGGLVRVDYVEGGRRSLTCFVSNDLNIHRTKLLNADDLWNRQIGELLKPPYSAENFDFDRLKKTEVYTEDERKDIMISGLGFITVDAGARVNVIAPKEVEVTLRTSIL from the coding sequence TTGTCAGAAATAGCAAAATGTATTGGCTGTGGTGCAACGCTTCAATCAGATAATCCAAATGAAGCGGGTTATGTACCACAGTCTAGTTTGACTAAAGAAGATGTCATTTGTAAAAGATGTTTTAGACTAAAAAATTATAACGAAGTTCAAGATGTTGATTTAACAAGTGAAGATTTTTTAAATATGCTTAAATCACTTCATAATGAAGATGGATTAATCGTAAATGTAGTAGATGTATTTGACCTTGAAGGCTCAATGATACATCGCTTGAAAGATATTGTAGGTAAGAAAAAAGTTGTACTAGTAGCAAATAAGATGGATATTTTACCTAAAGCAATCAATAAGAGAAGAGTAGAAATTTGGCTAAGACATAGAGCGAAAGACTATGGCTTAAATCCTGATGAAGTTACTTTAATATCTGCTTATAAAAACCAAGGTATAGATGAGTTGCTTAATACAATTGAAAAAGTTAGAGATGGCAAAGATGTTTATGTCGTAGGTACTACTAATGTTGGTAAATCAACTTTAATTAACCGTCTTATTGAAAAAAGTGTTGGAGAAAAAGAAGTTATTACGACAAGTCATTTTCCAGGTACAACATTAGATATGATTGATATACCTTTAGATGACGATTCTTATATGTTTGATACACCAGGTATCATTCAGAGTCATCAAATGACACATTATGTGACTGACAAAGAGTTAAAAGTGATTATGCCTAAAAAAGAAATCAAACCTAAAGTGTATCAATTGAATGAAGAACAATCTTTATTTCTTGGTGGCTTAGTAAGAGTGGATTATGTTGAAGGTGGTAGACGTTCTTTAACTTGTTTTGTATCCAATGATTTGAATATTCATAGAACTAAGTTATTAAATGCTGATGATTTATGGAATAGACAAATTGGTGAATTACTAAAACCACCTTATTCAGCTGAGAACTTTGACTTTGATCGTTTGAAAAAGACAGAAGTATATACAGAAGATGAGAGAAAAGATATCATGATATCTGGTCTAGGATTTATCACTGTCGATGCTGGGGCAAGAGTAAATGTTATTGCACCTAAAGAAGTAGAAGTCACATTGAGAACATCAATTTTATAA
- the aroE gene encoding shikimate dehydrogenase: MKFAVIGHPIGHSLSPVMHLSNFEALGRNDQYIALDIPPERFQHIKEIIAENELDGFNITIPHKESIIPYLDEISPNAKHIGAVNTVLIRDNKWIGYNTDGIGFVKGLLDNYGSIEDKEILVLGAGGASKGIVSEMMRYTNSKISVANRTIERFNNWNLDINRYSLKDVNPILDKFDIVINTTSVGMNKLTSELIIPIEKLNEHALVCDIIYIPDKTPFLHACEKNGHSIYNGLDMFVYQGAESFRIWTNQEANIKSMKNKVMDELKRR, translated from the coding sequence ATGAAATTTGCAGTAATTGGCCATCCAATTGGCCATTCACTTTCGCCTGTTATGCATTTAAGTAATTTTGAAGCATTAGGTCGAAATGATCAATATATTGCATTAGATATACCACCAGAACGTTTTCAACATATAAAAGAAATTATTGCTGAAAATGAATTAGATGGTTTTAACATTACAATTCCACATAAAGAATCGATTATTCCATATTTAGATGAGATTTCACCAAACGCAAAGCATATTGGTGCAGTAAACACTGTTTTAATTCGTGATAACAAATGGATAGGTTATAATACTGATGGGATTGGATTTGTAAAAGGGTTACTTGACAATTATGGCTCAATTGAAGATAAAGAAATATTAGTTTTAGGTGCTGGTGGTGCTAGTAAAGGTATCGTTTCTGAGATGATGAGATATACAAATTCTAAAATTTCAGTTGCCAATAGAACGATTGAAAGATTTAACAATTGGAATTTAGATATTAATCGATACTCATTAAAAGACGTGAATCCAATATTGGATAAATTTGATATTGTCATTAATACGACATCAGTCGGGATGAATAAACTGACGAGTGAATTAATTATTCCAATTGAAAAATTAAATGAACATGCGCTCGTTTGTGATATTATATACATTCCGGATAAAACACCTTTTTTACATGCATGTGAAAAAAATGGACATTCAATTTATAATGGTTTAGATATGTTCGTTTATCAAGGTGCAGAAAGTTTTAGAATATGGACGAATCAAGAAGCAAATATTAAAAGTATGAAAAATAAAGTAATGGATGAACTAAAAAGGAGATAA
- the yhbY gene encoding ribosome assembly RNA-binding protein YhbY, translated as MLTGKQKRYLRKEAHHLDPIFQIGKGGLNENMIEQVNEALEKRELIKLHILQNNMDDHKEIASTMAEQTKSELVQLIGNIIVLYKESNENKKIELP; from the coding sequence ATGTTAACAGGTAAACAGAAAAGATACTTAAGAAAAGAAGCGCACCATTTAGATCCAATTTTCCAAATAGGTAAAGGTGGACTAAACGAAAACATGATCGAACAAGTAAATGAAGCACTTGAAAAAAGAGAATTAATTAAATTGCATATTTTACAAAATAATATGGACGATCATAAAGAAATTGCGTCAACGATGGCTGAACAAACTAAAAGTGAGCTCGTACAACTTATTGGCAATATCATTGTTTTATACAAAGAATCTAATGAAAATAAAAAGATTGAATTACCTTAA
- the nadD gene encoding nicotinate (nicotinamide) nucleotide adenylyltransferase, with translation MKKLMIYGGQFNPIHIGHMLVASETYQFVQPDEFIFLPSYQSPLKEHDESYLIEKERINMLELAIQDLEFGIIDQRELVRKGTSYTFDTISEIQSEYENYEIYFVIGSDQYEHLNKWKNINELKKMITFVVVNRDIDQQDVSEGMISVNIPRVDMSSTNIRNRCKNRQSIKMLVTPRIETYIKRGRLYEG, from the coding sequence ATGAAGAAACTTATGATTTATGGTGGCCAATTTAATCCGATTCACATTGGTCACATGTTAGTTGCGAGCGAAACTTATCAATTTGTTCAACCTGATGAATTTATTTTCTTACCTAGCTATCAATCTCCGTTAAAGGAGCATGACGAATCTTATCTAATAGAAAAAGAACGCATTAATATGTTAGAATTAGCAATTCAAGATTTGGAATTTGGCATTATTGATCAGAGAGAATTAGTTAGAAAAGGAACGAGTTACACTTTTGATACAATTAGCGAAATTCAAAGCGAATATGAAAATTATGAAATTTATTTCGTAATTGGATCTGATCAGTACGAACATTTAAACAAGTGGAAAAACATTAACGAACTAAAAAAGATGATTACATTTGTAGTAGTCAATAGAGATATTGATCAACAAGATGTTAGTGAAGGCATGATTTCGGTGAATATTCCAAGAGTAGATATGAGTTCTACAAATATTAGAAATAGATGTAAAAATCGTCAATCAATCAAGATGTTAGTTACACCACGTATAGAAACATATATCAAAAGGGGACGATTATATGAAGGTTAA
- the yqeK gene encoding bis(5'-nucleosyl)-tetraphosphatase (symmetrical) YqeK, with protein MKVKKAVKLVESTLPTKRYNHSLRVAETGKKMAEIFDGDIKKVEIAGILHDLCKYEELSKLYQSVTHYDLGQDLLSYGSEILHGPVAAARLKDEYDIDDEEIYYAICNHTTGRAHMGKTEKIIFIADYIEPKRTTPGVEDIRDIVFKERSLDKAVYEISKRTVLHLINKDRTVHLKTIECLNYYNMHSEQ; from the coding sequence ATGAAGGTTAAAAAAGCAGTTAAATTGGTAGAAAGTACTTTACCAACTAAAAGATATAACCATTCATTAAGAGTAGCTGAAACTGGTAAAAAGATGGCAGAAATTTTTGATGGTGACATTAAAAAAGTTGAAATTGCGGGGATTTTACATGATTTATGTAAATATGAAGAATTATCAAAATTATATCAAAGTGTAACACATTATGATTTAGGTCAAGACTTGTTGAGTTATGGCTCGGAAATTTTACATGGGCCTGTCGCTGCAGCACGTCTAAAAGATGAATATGATATTGATGATGAAGAAATATATTATGCGATATGTAATCATACAACCGGCAGAGCTCATATGGGCAAAACTGAAAAAATTATATTTATCGCTGATTATATAGAACCAAAAAGAACAACACCAGGCGTTGAAGACATTAGAGATATTGTATTTAAAGAACGAAGTTTAGATAAAGCGGTTTATGAAATATCTAAACGTACTGTCTTACATTTAATAAATAAAGATAGAACTGTACACTTAAAAACAATAGAATGCTTAAATTATTATAATATGCATTCAGAACAATAA
- the rsfS gene encoding ribosome silencing factor, which produces MNSNELMEKSIIACDDKRGEDIIAIDMAGISDITDYFVVCHGNSDKQVQAIARNVKDEAEINDVIVKRLEGFNEARWILIDLGDVVVHVFHREERDYYNLERLYKDAPIITLNEVTS; this is translated from the coding sequence ATGAATTCGAATGAATTAATGGAAAAAAGTATTATAGCATGTGACGATAAACGTGGAGAAGATATCATTGCGATAGATATGGCAGGAATTAGTGATATTACGGATTACTTTGTCGTTTGTCATGGTAATAGTGATAAGCAAGTACAAGCTATCGCTAGAAATGTTAAAGATGAAGCTGAGATTAACGATGTTATTGTTAAAAGATTAGAAGGCTTTAACGAAGCAAGATGGATCTTAATTGATTTAGGAGATGTTGTCGTACACGTCTTCCATAGAGAAGAAAGAGATTATTATAATCTTGAACGTTTATATAAAGATGCACCAATTATTACTTTAAACGAGGTCACTTCTTAA
- a CDS encoding class I SAM-dependent methyltransferase produces the protein MAYNKMSNYYDLLTNDQPYHKWKEIIGHFSTKQENEILDIGCGTGRLTTQLVEFGNVSGLDISQEMLEIAEERNPNINWYCQDMRELDLPHQYDIISIFCDSLNYVTEPEDVLLVFNYIDKYLKEDGVLIFDVHSIQKMNHQFNNQSYFDEEDGLTLMWQAVSGEEPNSVYHQMSFFVEREDGLYERFDEEHYQCTFEIEMYKELLKLSGFEVKTVFTDFNIDTFDENGDRHFIVAQKIK, from the coding sequence ATGGCTTACAACAAAATGAGTAATTATTATGACCTTTTAACAAATGATCAACCTTACCATAAATGGAAAGAAATAATAGGACACTTTTCTACTAAACAGGAAAATGAAATATTAGATATTGGTTGTGGAACTGGAAGATTAACGACTCAATTAGTTGAGTTCGGTAATGTTAGTGGTCTTGATATTAGTCAGGAAATGTTAGAAATTGCAGAAGAACGCAATCCCAATATTAATTGGTATTGCCAAGATATGAGAGAGTTAGATTTACCACATCAATATGATATTATTTCTATTTTTTGTGATAGTCTCAACTATGTAACTGAACCTGAAGATGTGCTTCTCGTTTTCAATTATATTGATAAATATTTAAAAGAAGACGGCGTATTAATTTTTGATGTCCATTCTATTCAAAAAATGAATCATCAATTTAACAACCAAAGTTACTTTGATGAAGAAGATGGACTCACTTTAATGTGGCAAGCAGTATCTGGAGAAGAACCAAATAGTGTATATCATCAAATGTCATTTTTTGTTGAACGAGAAGATGGCTTATATGAACGATTTGATGAAGAGCATTATCAATGTACGTTTGAAATTGAAATGTATAAAGAACTTTTGAAATTATCTGGTTTTGAAGTGAAAACAGTATTTACAGACTTTAATATTGATACTTTTGATGAAAATGGAGACAGACATTTTATTGTCGCTCAAAAAATTAAGTAA
- a CDS encoding helix-hairpin-helix domain-containing protein: MEAFKKIKNWCTQNYQYVLIGIIALFVVFKLFFGSETEQDNKEIIAKDETKSEQIQNSDVQEPTTKQNKSEIEVKDVIVDIKGAVQFPKTYEMKSTDRINDVLKKAQIKDNADLSKLNLSEKLKDQMYIYVPVQGEHTTNHIGNQDLNNNNNKVEVDINSATKEQIQKIPGIGPSKADAIIQYRESKGEFKSIDDLKKVKGFGEKTVDALKEYIVVN, from the coding sequence TTGGAAGCATTTAAGAAAATAAAAAATTGGTGTACACAAAATTATCAATACGTCTTAATAGGAATAATTGCATTGTTTGTCGTATTTAAGTTGTTTTTCGGTTCTGAAACTGAACAAGATAATAAAGAAATCATTGCTAAAGATGAAACAAAGTCTGAACAAATTCAGAATTCAGATGTTCAAGAACCAACAACTAAACAAAATAAATCAGAAATCGAAGTTAAAGATGTAATAGTGGATATTAAAGGTGCAGTTCAATTTCCTAAGACGTATGAAATGAAATCAACGGATAGAATAAATGATGTATTAAAGAAAGCTCAAATTAAAGATAATGCAGATTTATCAAAATTAAATCTATCAGAAAAATTAAAGGATCAAATGTATATTTATGTTCCAGTACAAGGTGAACACACAACAAATCATATAGGAAACCAAGATTTAAATAACAATAACAATAAAGTTGAAGTTGATATAAACTCGGCTACTAAAGAACAAATTCAAAAAATACCTGGCATTGGTCCAAGTAAAGCGGATGCTATCATTCAATATCGTGAATCGAAAGGTGAATTTAAATCAATTGATGATTTGAAGAAAGTTAAAGGGTTTGGTGAGAAGACTGTCGATGCATTGAAGGAATACATTGTCGTAAATTGA
- a CDS encoding ComE operon protein 2 translates to MERIEWKEYFMAQSHLLSLRSTCERLSVGATIVKDNRVIAGGYNGSVSGEEHCIDNGCLVVEGHCIRTIHAEMNAIIQCAKLGVSSEGATIYVTHFPCLNCTKSIIQAGIKQIYYADDYHNHTYAIQLLEQSGVHYEKIDFHPEDIIKYLK, encoded by the coding sequence ATGGAAAGAATTGAATGGAAAGAATATTTTATGGCGCAAAGTCATTTATTATCATTAAGATCAACGTGTGAGAGACTTTCAGTTGGCGCAACGATCGTCAAAGACAATAGAGTAATTGCAGGAGGCTATAATGGCTCTGTATCAGGTGAAGAACATTGTATAGATAACGGGTGTCTTGTAGTAGAAGGGCACTGTATTAGAACTATCCACGCTGAAATGAACGCAATTATTCAATGTGCTAAGTTAGGTGTATCTTCAGAAGGAGCTACTATTTATGTTACACATTTCCCATGTTTAAATTGTACAAAGAGTATTATTCAAGCAGGTATAAAACAAATTTACTATGCAGATGACTATCATAATCATACATATGCAATACAATTATTAGAACAATCTGGCGTACACTATGAAAAAATAGATTTTCATCCGGAAGATATTATTAAATATTTGAAATAA
- a CDS encoding DNA internalization-related competence protein ComEC/Rec2 — protein sequence MWFYFALLLLAGLLLQVNIYVGVAFTIIVIMSYYIKLHSFKKVLFGSLFILIGYIIFPNVNAEQLESFNRPTKNNNVIQRSIEFTDKVDIDGDLFKGIAKLNSKDYLVYYTIKTEQEKKQLLNNSPLFKNCYASFNINQPLPNTNGLKFNYNEYLKQQEIAGVLKINRPFFTTCKKRDLNIVEEIQQYREQLILKLKQLDNAYIDDIIALTLGETRYLSSDRMDQLKHIGIYHLYAVSGSHVALISVFLFTMLLKLNIRYHHAESIIFMLLPIYAILTGLSPSVLRAVAVVMAYIIIKRFSNLCSLQILSITFISLVIYDAFIIFDIGFQLSYLVSTFLLLSAPIIKDFHMLYKMFSINFISQISSFIILIFHFNTFQWLGFITNFFFIPWFEIILFPLVMIFLMSFTVFGYVPEIMSRATEILLSYSILFIERISALTINDLVVKNLNSFIYFIIFITTTCMCVLVLKKQVIKAIILFIITIFCISFNYKQDSVLLKFLDIGQGDAMLAYHLDSQQVVMIDTGGKVETVKRKKWQIKSKELSYTDSMILPELHEKGYNKIDYLIISHPHMDHMGELLALSKKVTIQHLIINKQTWDSKELKMILTELKNGKTKIIDSRNLNTLNIGKSLYKFYNQNSPNHTDKNETSIITEIDIFNRKVLTAGDATINNELSIMNHLKTNYDILKVGHHGSLTSTSESFLTKVNPKRCVISAGRGNRYRLPNDKTVRNLKQHACEVLNTQEVGGIQFTINKQSMELTTGLTEYNKKAYKNQ from the coding sequence ATGTGGTTTTATTTTGCTTTGCTGCTTTTAGCCGGATTGCTATTACAAGTGAATATTTATGTTGGAGTAGCTTTCACGATTATTGTAATAATGAGTTATTATATTAAACTCCATTCATTTAAGAAGGTTTTATTCGGAAGTCTATTTATCTTAATAGGTTATATCATATTCCCTAATGTAAATGCAGAACAATTAGAAAGCTTTAATCGTCCAACTAAAAATAATAACGTAATTCAAAGAAGTATAGAATTTACAGATAAAGTTGACATAGATGGTGACTTATTTAAAGGTATTGCAAAGTTAAATAGCAAAGATTATCTCGTTTATTATACGATTAAAACTGAACAAGAGAAAAAACAACTTTTAAACAATAGTCCGTTGTTCAAAAATTGTTATGCATCTTTCAACATCAACCAGCCATTACCTAATACAAATGGATTGAAATTTAACTATAATGAATATCTTAAACAACAAGAAATTGCTGGAGTTTTAAAAATCAACCGGCCGTTTTTTACGACATGTAAAAAAAGAGATTTAAATATAGTCGAAGAAATACAACAATATCGGGAACAATTAATCTTAAAATTAAAGCAGTTAGACAATGCGTACATTGATGACATTATAGCTTTAACATTAGGGGAAACACGTTATTTATCTAGCGATAGAATGGATCAATTAAAACACATTGGTATATATCACTTATATGCTGTAAGTGGTTCGCATGTTGCATTAATAAGTGTGTTTCTATTTACCATGTTGTTGAAGTTAAATATAAGGTATCATCATGCTGAAAGTATAATATTTATGCTCCTTCCTATTTATGCTATATTAACTGGTTTAAGTCCAAGTGTTTTAAGAGCAGTGGCTGTTGTAATGGCATATATTATTATCAAAAGGTTTTCTAATTTATGCTCTTTGCAAATATTATCTATTACTTTCATATCGCTCGTGATATATGATGCATTTATTATTTTCGATATAGGATTTCAATTATCATACTTAGTATCAACTTTCTTATTATTATCCGCGCCCATTATTAAAGATTTTCATATGCTTTATAAGATGTTTTCAATTAATTTCATTTCTCAAATATCTTCGTTTATTATTCTCATATTTCATTTTAATACTTTTCAATGGCTCGGATTTATAACAAACTTTTTCTTTATACCTTGGTTCGAAATCATTTTGTTTCCACTTGTTATGATTTTTTTAATGAGTTTTACTGTTTTCGGTTATGTACCTGAAATAATGAGTCGTGCAACTGAAATATTATTATCTTATTCAATATTATTTATAGAACGAATCAGTGCACTTACCATTAATGACTTAGTAGTAAAGAATTTAAATAGCTTTATATATTTCATAATTTTTATAACGACAACTTGTATGTGTGTTTTAGTTTTAAAAAAACAAGTTATAAAAGCAATTATTTTATTCATTATTACTATTTTCTGTATATCCTTTAACTATAAACAGGATAGCGTTCTACTTAAATTTCTTGATATAGGTCAAGGAGATGCGATGTTAGCTTACCATTTGGACTCGCAGCAAGTTGTCATGATTGATACTGGAGGTAAAGTAGAAACAGTGAAAAGGAAAAAGTGGCAAATAAAAAGTAAAGAATTGTCGTATACAGACTCAATGATTTTACCTGAATTACATGAAAAAGGTTATAACAAAATTGATTATTTGATCATTTCGCATCCACATATGGATCATATGGGAGAACTATTAGCATTAAGTAAAAAAGTAACGATACAACATTTGATCATTAATAAACAAACATGGGATAGTAAAGAATTAAAGATGATATTAACTGAATTAAAAAACGGTAAAACTAAAATAATCGACAGTAGAAATTTGAATACTTTAAACATAGGTAAGTCATTATATAAGTTCTACAATCAAAATAGTCCTAATCATACAGATAAAAATGAAACTTCAATTATCACCGAAATCGATATATTCAATAGAAAAGTATTAACGGCAGGTGATGCTACGATAAATAATGAATTGTCAATAATGAATCATCTCAAAACGAATTATGACATTTTAAAAGTAGGGCATCATGGTAGTTTAACAAGTACGAGTGAAAGTTTTCTTACTAAAGTTAATCCTAAGCGATGTGTCATTAGTGCAGGTCGAGGTAACAGATATAGATTACCTAATGATAAGACCGTTAGAAATCTTAAACAACATGCATGTGAAGTATTGAATACTCAAGAAGTAGGGGGCATACAATTTACTATAAATAAACAAAGTATGGAGCTTACTACTGGATTAACAGAATATAATAAAAAAGCTTACAAAAATCAGTAG
- a CDS encoding YqzM family protein, whose protein sequence is MNRFEGENTQGRNNDVKDSGNGFLVGFLFFAVIYIIAQVFALLPN, encoded by the coding sequence ATGAACAGATTTGAAGGTGAAAATACTCAAGGGCGTAACAATGATGTTAAAGACTCTGGAAATGGATTTTTAGTTGGATTCTTGTTTTTCGCAGTAATTTATATCATTGCACAAGTATTCGCTTTACTTCCAAATTAA
- the holA gene encoding DNA polymerase III subunit delta, producing the protein MKDNIVLNYGAVDALIEKKSEEIINQYLNGERDEFNYVKFDLYETPISVPIEEALTLPFLSDKKVVHIKNAYIFTGEKVNNSINQNTDELLKFIEQFDGDTLVVFDVFNEKLDERKKLVKNVKKHAKLNKIDQMTEQEIKQWIKSHLNEQYKDIKEDALVTFIELTGIQFNIIKAELDKLILFIGDEQVINKQDVKDIVSRSLEQNVFLLTEYIQKGQKEKAINLLKDLIQMKEEPIKLLALITSNYRLYYQCKILAGKHYSEQQIAKTIGVHPYRVKLALRIIRNLSLENLLTIIDLCANTDYELKSSYMDKVLILELFILKI; encoded by the coding sequence TTGAAAGACAATATTGTATTAAATTATGGTGCAGTTGACGCATTAATAGAGAAAAAGTCAGAAGAAATAATAAATCAATATTTGAACGGTGAACGAGATGAGTTTAACTATGTAAAATTTGATTTATATGAAACACCAATTTCTGTACCAATTGAAGAAGCATTAACTTTACCATTCCTCTCAGATAAAAAAGTTGTACATATTAAGAATGCTTATATTTTTACTGGTGAGAAAGTCAATAATAGTATTAACCAGAATACGGATGAATTACTGAAATTTATAGAGCAATTTGATGGGGATACTTTAGTCGTTTTTGATGTATTTAACGAGAAACTAGACGAAAGAAAAAAGCTAGTTAAAAATGTAAAAAAACATGCGAAGTTGAATAAAATAGATCAGATGACGGAGCAAGAAATAAAGCAGTGGATTAAATCGCACTTAAACGAACAATACAAAGATATTAAAGAAGACGCTCTAGTAACATTTATAGAATTAACTGGTATTCAGTTTAATATTATAAAAGCTGAGTTAGATAAACTGATATTATTTATAGGTGATGAGCAAGTCATCAATAAACAAGATGTTAAAGATATTGTGAGTCGTTCATTAGAACAAAACGTATTTTTATTGACTGAATATATTCAAAAAGGTCAAAAAGAAAAAGCGATAAATTTATTAAAAGATTTAATTCAAATGAAAGAAGAACCAATTAAACTTTTAGCGCTTATAACGAGTAATTATAGGTTGTATTATCAATGTAAAATATTAGCTGGTAAACATTATAGTGAACAGCAAATTGCTAAAACGATTGGTGTGCATCCTTACAGAGTGAAACTTGCTTTAAGAATTATACGTAATCTTTCGTTGGAAAACTTACTTACTATTATTGATCTATGTGCAAATACGGATTATGAATTAAAATCCTCTTACATGGATAAAGTGCTTATTTTAGAACTTTTCATTTTAAAAATTTAA
- the rpsT gene encoding 30S ribosomal protein S20 — translation MPNIKSAIKRVTTTQKKDAANISQKNDMRSAVKAARTAIENNADNKGELVSLAIKKVDKASKNNLIHSNKADRIKSSLMKKAN, via the coding sequence ATGCCAAACATTAAATCTGCAATTAAACGTGTAACTACTACACAAAAGAAAGACGCTGCAAATATTTCACAAAAAAACGATATGCGTTCAGCTGTTAAAGCTGCAAGAACTGCTATCGAAAATAATGCTGATAATAAAGGTGAATTAGTTTCATTAGCTATTAAAAAAGTTGATAAAGCTTCTAAAAACAACCTAATTCATTCAAATAAAGCTGATAGAATTAAATCAAGCTTAATGAAAAAAGCAAACTAA